One Ranitomeya imitator isolate aRanImi1 chromosome 1, aRanImi1.pri, whole genome shotgun sequence DNA window includes the following coding sequences:
- the LOC138658391 gene encoding uncharacterized protein, giving the protein MEKDGDLDTFLRAFEKACRQYRLPTDEWARYLTPGLRGKALEAFAALPQEQDGDYEAIKQALIAKYQLTPEVYRRKFRTLQRGPHDSYSDVVHGLGTHFDQWTQGLSVTTFPQLRDLMIKDQFFHLCPAEVRQFVMDREPKDVTKAAQIDDAYEANRRSEVRKPVTTSWRGGKPATNASIPASQHTRGPGPVANSTRPTTEPRKCYTCNQTGHLSPSCPTKQKNTPAKAPGPNAAVLLVGGVVGRVCDNVQHVTVGGHVATGLKDTGAERTLIRPDLAAPEEIIPGKTLTVSGIGGISCPLPMARVFIDWGAGSGVKEVGLSDNLPTDVLLGTDLGRLVAYYV; this is encoded by the coding sequence atggagaaggacggagacttggacacgtttctgcgggcctttgagaaagcctgcagacagtaccggctgcctacagatgaatgggcacgatacctgacaccagggctgagaggcaaagctctggaggcgtttgctgccctccctcaagaacaagatggagactatgaggccatcaagcaggccctgatagcaaagtaccagcttactcccgaggtgtaccgtagaaagttccggaccctccaacgtggccctcacgacagttacagtgatgtggtgcacggactggggacccactttgaccagtggacccaaggactgtcagtgaccacctttccacagctgcgagacctgatgatcaaagaccagttctttcatctttgcccagctgaggtgcgacagttcgtgatggacagagaacccaaagacgtgacgaaagcagcgcagattgacgatgcctatgaggccaaccgtagatcggaagtgcggaagccagtcaccaccagctggagagggggtaagcctgcaaccaacgccagtatccctgccagccaacacaccagaggtcctggccccgtggccaacagcaccagacctaccaccgaacctcgcaagtgttacacctgcaatcagactggtcatctcagtccctcctgcccaaccaagcagaagaacaccccagccaaggccccagggcctaatgcagcagttcttttggtgggtggtgtggttgggagggtgtgtgacaacgtacagcacgtcactgtgggaggccatgttgctacaggcctcaaggacactggggctgaacgaaccctcatccgacccgacctggcggcccctgaagaaatcattccagggaaaaccctaacggtcagtgggattgggggcatcagctgtcccttaccgatggcccgggtttttattgattggggtgctgggagcggggtgaaggaagtggggctgtctgataatttgcccactgatgttttgttggggacagatttggggaggttggttgcatactacgtc